The DNA window GATTTTGATTGAAGCAGATTTTTCAGACAAACTCATAACTGCAGATATTTCATCAGAAGATATTGTAATTTTATAGTTGCCAACATCTAAGTCAGATACTTTAACATTAGCAACTCCATTTAAATCCGTGCCAATACGATAATTTTTCAAATACCATCCATTCTTGAATACTGTTACATACAAATCAACATTTCCAGCAGGAGAATTATCCTCATTAAGTAATTTTAAGGAGTATATTTTACCTGATTTATATGTTGTGGAAAAACCGTTCAATACCAACTTTGCAGATAATTTTTTAACATTCAAATCATTGCTTGAAACGACAAGTTTGCTATTTCCTGAATCGGCAACAAATTGGATGTCCCACACCCCCACATCCACTAAAGTATTGTGGGATGCCAATGCGAATTTAGCTATTCCATTCGAATCAGTGACAACATCAAATGTTAAAATATCCGATGAATCAACATTAAATGCATCTACATGAATTTTTTTGTTTGAAAGAATTTTATTATCTTTTGTGAATTTTACTTGGACAATATCCCCATAAAATGAAGGATTTTTTAAAAATTCAAGTTTTAAGTTTTCATTAATTAGTTCGCTTGATTTAACAATATTATTATCCATTCTTATTTTCGGAGACACATAACCTATGCCTGCAATGTCATCATTTGCCTTATTATTTACAAAAATGTTATTTATAAGATCGCCCCCATTACAGATTAAGTATAATGAAGAGCCCTCATGAGCATTGTTAAGACCAAATGTGGAATCTGAAATATTGATTGTTGCATTATTTGAGTAAAATGAAATCGCACCTGCGTCATGATTAACCTTATTATTTTCAAATTTGCAGGAATCTACAATACAATACCCATCATAAATTTTAAAATATAAAGCTCCATCACCATCTTCATCAAAATTATTTGAAAATCTTGAATTTTTTATGGAAACAGAATAAGATAGATAGGCAGTTGGTTCCATATTAATTGCACTATTCTTGTTATTGGTGAAATTTGAATTTGTTAAAGTCATTTTTTTAAATTCGTTTGAAATTCCCCCACCATTACTATTAAATATTGAATTTTTAACTGTCAGACTACTTGAATCAGATCCCCAACAGGTAATCCCATATCCTCCGTTATTTTCAAAAATACAATTTTGAAACGAAGAAGTGGCGCCGCAATGAACCGCATAATTTATTGCATTTTTAAAAATGATGTTTTTAAAGGTCACTTTGGCATCAGACCAGATTATACCGGATAATCCTTTTGCATCAAGAGTTGCCTTATTGGTTGATGAGGAACCCTGAATAGTGACACTTTTTGTAATATAAATATAAGTACCTTCTCCAGCATATAACCCTGTTAATTTGATTGTATCACCTTTATTTGCTCCGTCAATTGCATTTTCAATATCATCAAAAGTATTTCCCGAAACGGTTACAGTACTTTGAAGAGCATCATCATCCACAATGCCCATAGTTTCATCTATTGAATCATCGTTATTGCTTTTTAAATCAATGTTTTGATTTTCAACTGTTAAATTATCATCACAAACATCTTCAGATGCACTGACAACACAGGTAGTGCATAATATAATCAATAACAATGATATTAAAAAAATCTTAGTATATTTCATTTAAATCACTTAACTATTATAAAACATTCAATAATTAACGCATTAACATTTGTTAAAATTGAAAATTATTTATTACATTATTATCTTTATAAAAAACTAATTATAAAGAAATATTATTAAAAAAAGAATAAAGGAGTAAAAAAACTCCCCAAAAATTTATTTTTTCACTTTAACTGTCTTTTTAACAGTTATTTTGCCATAACTTGCTTGGTATTTGACTTTTTTTCCAACTTTAAGTTTTTTCAATACTGGCTTTTTAATTGTAACTTTAGCAACACCTTTTTTGTTGGTTTTAGCCTTATAGGTTTTTTTATTGAACTTAAAGGTGATTTTTTTGCCTTTAGCCACTTTACCATTGATTTTTAAAGTCGCTTTTAAAACAAGTTTTTTAGCGGATTTTTTAACTGTAACCTTAGCGAGTTTTAAGGATATTTTATCTGCCTTTTTGGTTGGTGTTTGTTTGCTAGTCTTTGTAAATGTGATTGTTTTTGAAACACCAGAATATTTATAATCCCCAGTGTAAGTTACAGTAGCAGTGTATGTTCCATCGGCAAGTCCTGGAATTGACAATGACCCACTTCCAGTAAAGTAAGAACTGGAATATTCTTTTCCATTGATTGTGATGAATATTGCTCCTCCAGCATCTCCTGCAACATTCACTTTAAATACGGGATCCTGGCCAACTTTTGACTCAACTGTTGCAATCATGTTTGGATTGTTGCCCATGAAAACAGGCCTATAATTATCATAAGAATATTCATTATCTTCATACACTACTTGAATATCTTCATACCCATTACCTTTAGCCAAAAATTTTACAGAAGCCTTACCATTAACCACACGAGCATTAATACCACTATCATAACCTGGAGCATATACCTTCAAATCTCCAGAATATGTATTTGGAAGAGTGAAAGTTAATGTATATTCCTGATTACGAATCATTTCATAATCAACTTCAATTTGTGGAGCAATACTGAAAGAAGTAACCCTGGAATCTACATAATAATCACTTCCAGTGTATTTCGCTTCAAGCAGATATTCACGACCCAATTCATTGAATTTATTTAATGAAACACTAGCATAACCATTAACTAATGCAACATCTGCTACAATTTCATCATCAACCATAACAAATAAATTTCCTTTAGCATTAGAAGGCAACATGAGAGAAACTTCATTATTTTCATTTAATCCAATTTCCCAATCAGATATTGATATATCCGGATATACATCAAAATTTCCATCAAAAGATCTTGAAACTAACTTTCCAGAATAATCAATGTGAATCGGATACACACCAACATTTAAATTTTCTAATTCAATGACAGCAGCACTCCTTACAACAGGAGCAGTATAATGTTTTCCATTAACAATTGCAACCACGTCCCCCGCAGGTTCATCCGCTTCAATGAAAATAGTTAAAAGGTTACTTCCATAAATAACTGAACCACAGTCTATATAACAGGATACAATTTCAAATGTGGATGATGTAGAACATGGATTATAATTATCATCTCCAGAATAGCGAACCTCTGCAGTATGCTTACCAATTTCTTTAACATTAAAATTGAAATAATGAGTTTTTGCGGTTATTTTCTTATCACTTACAAATTTACCATCCATATATAATGATAGAGTCCCATTAACTTTTTGTGATAAGGACACCTTTATATACAAATCATCATAAACGTCACGTGGAGTTAATTCTGTATAATAATCCTGAATTTCATTGTCCCATACACCAACTTTCATATCAATTGTTTGCTTATCTGAGACAAGGTCTTCAGAATCTTGAGATTCCGCCAAATCATTTTCTTCATTTTCACTTAATTCAACTTCATCATTTATCTCTTCAATTGAATCAAGTGTGCTTTCCTCAACTGTTAAATCAGCACCAGAAATATCTTCCGTT is part of the Methanobrevibacter sp. genome and encodes:
- a CDS encoding Ig-like domain-containing protein; the protein is MNNKKLFLVSLAILTIFMLGAVSATEDISGADLTVEESTLDSIEEINDEVELSENEENDLAESQDSEDLVSDKQTIDMKVGVWDNEIQDYYTELTPRDVYDDLYIKVSLSQKVNGTLSLYMDGKFVSDKKITAKTHYFNFNVKEIGKHTAEVRYSGDDNYNPCSTSSTFEIVSCYIDCGSVIYGSNLLTIFIEADEPAGDVVAIVNGKHYTAPVVRSAAVIELENLNVGVYPIHIDYSGKLVSRSFDGNFDVYPDISISDWEIGLNENNEVSLMLPSNAKGNLFVMVDDEIVADVALVNGYASVSLNKFNELGREYLLEAKYTGSDYYVDSRVTSFSIAPQIEVDYEMIRNQEYTLTFTLPNTYSGDLKVYAPGYDSGINARVVNGKASVKFLAKGNGYEDIQVVYEDNEYSYDNYRPVFMGNNPNMIATVESKVGQDPVFKVNVAGDAGGAIFITINGKEYSSSYFTGSGSLSIPGLADGTYTATVTYTGDYKYSGVSKTITFTKTSKQTPTKKADKISLKLAKVTVKKSAKKLVLKATLKINGKVAKGKKITFKFNKKTYKAKTNKKGVAKVTIKKPVLKKLKVGKKVKYQASYGKITVKKTVKVKK
- a CDS encoding right-handed parallel beta-helix repeat-containing protein, producing MKYTKIFLISLLLIILCTTCVVSASEDVCDDNLTVENQNIDLKSNNDDSIDETMGIVDDDALQSTVTVSGNTFDDIENAIDGANKGDTIKLTGLYAGEGTYIYITKSVTIQGSSSTNKATLDAKGLSGIIWSDAKVTFKNIIFKNAINYAVHCGATSSFQNCIFENNGGYGITCWGSDSSSLTVKNSIFNSNGGGISNEFKKMTLTNSNFTNNKNSAINMEPTAYLSYSVSIKNSRFSNNFDEDGDGALYFKIYDGYCIVDSCKFENNKVNHDAGAISFYSNNATINISDSTFGLNNAHEGSSLYLICNGGDLINNIFVNNKANDDIAGIGYVSPKIRMDNNIVKSSELINENLKLEFLKNPSFYGDIVQVKFTKDNKILSNKKIHVDAFNVDSSDILTFDVVTDSNGIAKFALASHNTLVDVGVWDIQFVADSGNSKLVVSSNDLNVKKLSAKLVLNGFSTTYKSGKIYSLKLLNEDNSPAGNVDLYVTVFKNGWYLKNYRIGTDLNGVANVKVSDLDVGNYKITISSDEISAVMSLSEKSASIKINKAPTKVKAPKVTNKYKKSKYFKVTVKAYNKPLKNVKVKVKVFTGKKSKIYKIKTNKKGVAKLNTKKLSKGNHKVVISSGNKNYKISAKSKIIIK